One window of Brassica napus cultivar Da-Ae unplaced genomic scaffold, Da-Ae ScsIHWf_299;HRSCAF=487, whole genome shotgun sequence genomic DNA carries:
- the LOC125602814 gene encoding AT-hook motif nuclear-localized protein 14-like: MEPNERHHHQQQQQQHHHHHLTPPYYHPFHHHNPTTVSAAPPTTSTNNGNLTSPPPSNDGSSSSLPVYPHSVPSSAVTAPIDPVKRKRGRPRKYDTPAQALAAKKLASSASNSSARERREQAAAAGVSPPSKSGSRKGLSAMSVRKTGQSFTPHIVSITPGEDVAQKIILFAEQSKHEICILSASGAISSASLSHIATGTSVSYQGQYEILSLSGSYIRSEHGGKTGGLSICLSGSDGQIIGGRVGGLLKAAGPIVSGFPLQVIVGTFQLEKKKDGGNDVKGDDASGSGSLLPSPSGGTESLHVYHPSMESSGRNLNNEHHTMTSGGALGGGAHFMMQPPQGMHMSHARPSEWGGAGYDLSGMRGNGSSENGDYE, translated from the exons ATGGAACCTAACGAAAGGCACCACcaccagcagcagcagcagcagcatcaccatcaccatctcACTCCTCCTTACTACCATCCTTTCCACCACCACAATCCCACCACCGTCTCCGCCGCACCGCCAACCACCTCCACCAACAATGGTAATCTGACATCCCCGCCACCGTCGAACGATGGATCTTCCTCCTCTCTCCCGGTTTACCCTCACTCCGTTCCGTCCTCCGCCGTCACGGCTCCGATTGATCCCGTCAAGAGGAAGAGAGGCCGTCCCAGGAAGTACGATACGCCTGCTCAGGCCCTGGCCGCTAAGAAACTGGCGTCTTCTGCGAGCAATTCCTCCGCTAGAGAGAGGAGGGAGCAAGCCGCCGCCGCCGGCGTATCGCCTCCGTCTAAATCCGGGTCGAGAAAGGGCCTCTCGGCTATGTCGGTGC GGAAAACTGGGCAAAGTTTTACTCCACACATTGTTAGTATAACTCCTGGTGAG GATGTGGCTCAGAAAATTATACTTTTCGCTGAGCAAAGCAAGCATGAGATATGCATTCTTTCTGCATCTGGCGCCATCTCTAGTGCATCCTTGTCTCACATCGCGACAGGAACCAGTGTATCTTATCAG GGTCAGTACGAGATCCTCTCACTGAGTGGATCTTATATTCGGAGCGAACACGGTGGGAAAACTGGTGGCCTTAGCATTTGTTTATCTGGTTCAGATGGTCAGATCATCGGTGGAAGAGTTGGGGGACTCCTTAAGGCTGCTGGGCCA ATAGTCTCTGGTTTTCCTTTACAGGTGATCGTGGGGACATTTCAGCTagagaaaaagaaggatggAGGAAATGATGTGAAAGGAGATGATGCTTCAGGAAGTGGAAGCTTGCTGCCTTCTCCTTCTGGCGGCACGGAATCTTTGCATGTCTATCATCCAAGTATGGAATCTTCCGGAAGAAATCTAAACAATGAGCATCATACTATGACTAGTGGTGGTGCGTTGGGTGGTGGAGCTCATTTCATGATGCAACCACCTCAGGGCATGCACATGTCACATGCCAGGCCTTCTGAATGGGGCGGTGCTGGTTACGATTTGTCAG GAATGAGAGGAAATGGGTCATCAGAAAATGGAGATTATGAGTAA